Proteins encoded by one window of Nocardioides euryhalodurans:
- a CDS encoding FkbM family methyltransferase — MTGPDDDLDRAQYLAWSRTWEALGHLASVRPQRLSQRLVEFFEGLCVQLEPTHTLEIGAHEATFSRWAADHLPTAHVTAFEANPWVHEKFAAELAPTRVDYLNLCVGPVTGEIELILPRRVVGGGRRPLESKLASLHAHTRAGDEQRVMVPSVRLGDHLTTLGDDDRVVAWIDVEGAIGMVLEGSGSVLDRTEALVVEVENQTMWEGQWLDVDVAAHLRGCGLIPVARDVTPRSHQYNVVFVRAGLALDPRTAEDAAHVVRRPPKQQDTAGR, encoded by the coding sequence ATGACCGGCCCGGACGACGACCTCGACCGTGCGCAGTACCTCGCGTGGTCGCGCACCTGGGAGGCGCTGGGACACCTGGCCAGCGTGCGTCCGCAGCGGCTCTCCCAGCGGCTCGTGGAGTTCTTCGAGGGCCTGTGCGTGCAGCTGGAGCCGACCCACACCTTGGAGATCGGCGCCCACGAGGCGACGTTCAGCCGGTGGGCCGCCGACCACCTGCCCACCGCGCACGTCACCGCGTTCGAGGCCAACCCGTGGGTGCACGAGAAGTTCGCGGCGGAGCTGGCCCCGACCCGGGTCGACTACCTCAACCTGTGCGTCGGGCCGGTGACCGGCGAGATCGAGCTGATCCTCCCTCGGCGCGTGGTCGGCGGTGGGCGCCGTCCCCTGGAGAGCAAGCTGGCCTCGCTGCACGCCCACACCCGGGCCGGCGACGAGCAGCGGGTGATGGTGCCGTCGGTCCGGCTCGGGGACCACCTCACGACGCTCGGTGACGACGACCGCGTGGTGGCGTGGATCGACGTGGAGGGGGCGATCGGGATGGTGCTCGAGGGCAGCGGGTCCGTGCTCGACCGCACCGAGGCCCTCGTCGTCGAGGTCGAGAACCAGACCATGTGGGAGGGGCAGTGGCTCGACGTCGATGTCGCCGCCCACCTCCGCGGGTGCGGCCTGATCCCGGTCGCGAGGGACGTCACGCCGCGGTCCCACCAGTACAACGTGGTCTTCGTCAGGGCCGGGCTCGCGCTCGACCCGCGCACGGCCGAGGACGCCGCGCACGTGGTGCGCCGGCCGCC
- a CDS encoding MmcQ/YjbR family DNA-binding protein, with product MSHPLMFDDDDPVLVRLRAATAGLPQVVERVSHGRPHFRAGQRGKGFAVYGGGVKVRPGEHERHDQAVLFKPDPAEVGALDTDPRFWVPAYYGPSGWRGLDLDLRRTDWAEVAELLDASYRLVATRRLLAELDDHG from the coding sequence GTGAGTCATCCTCTGATGTTCGACGACGACGACCCGGTGCTCGTGCGGCTCCGCGCCGCCACGGCGGGCCTGCCGCAGGTCGTCGAGCGCGTCTCGCACGGCCGACCGCACTTCCGGGCAGGGCAGCGGGGCAAGGGGTTCGCGGTGTACGGCGGCGGCGTCAAGGTCCGCCCGGGCGAGCACGAGCGTCACGACCAGGCCGTCCTCTTCAAGCCGGACCCGGCCGAGGTCGGCGCCCTGGACACCGACCCCCGCTTCTGGGTCCCGGCCTACTACGGGCCCTCCGGCTGGCGCGGCCTCGACCTCGACCTGCGGCGGACCGACTGGGCGGAGGTGGCAGAGCTGCTCGACGCGTCGTACCGCCTGGTGGCGACGCGTCGGCTGCTGGCCGAGCTCGACGACCACGGCTGA
- a CDS encoding serine/threonine-protein kinase — translation MTTSPQSPEGLTVGGYQLLTRLGEGGMGVVHLARRGTGPRVALKVLRPHIVGDEEARQRLDREVNSLSRIRSRWVAEIVDADPWGDVPYVATRYVPGLSLHDQVHEDGPIDGDDLRWFAECLAEGLTSVHDVGVLHRDVKPSNVLMEGRTPILIDFGLARVADDPRLTHTGWLLGTPGYLAPEILYGDDATAASDVHSWAATVAYAGTGRPPFGRGPSMAIMDRVRRGQHDLTGLPEDVAELVEAALDPEPRHRPGLEELRAALVGGPVPVVAMPAPPAPRDDPYTVPLALATSGHEQTLSFFDDDEPDDEHDPTRVLGEEPASASRVGLPERLRRGLLLTGLGVATGAAVLAAPWLAVAVIAALVWVLRAGSLAGSAAGARRELRGSRWYDGPQLLVASPWHVVQAVPGALLLLLWSLGLALACGLVCYAVAASEPVTLFACGAVLGLALWLGPGGSRLSGPVNRVVHPLSRSVGPWLVAFVVVVGGAVGLAAAAEARGSDWGPSGSPFSLLP, via the coding sequence GTGACGACTTCCCCGCAGTCGCCCGAGGGGCTCACCGTCGGCGGCTACCAGCTCCTGACCCGCCTCGGCGAGGGCGGCATGGGCGTGGTGCACCTGGCGCGGCGCGGCACCGGCCCGCGGGTGGCGCTCAAGGTGCTGCGACCCCACATCGTGGGGGACGAGGAGGCCCGTCAGCGGCTGGACCGCGAGGTCAACTCGCTCTCGCGGATCCGCAGCCGCTGGGTGGCCGAGATCGTCGACGCCGACCCGTGGGGGGACGTCCCGTACGTCGCGACCCGCTACGTGCCCGGACTGTCGCTGCACGACCAGGTGCACGAGGACGGACCGATCGACGGGGACGACCTCCGGTGGTTCGCCGAGTGCCTGGCGGAGGGCCTCACCTCCGTGCACGACGTCGGCGTGCTGCACCGTGACGTGAAGCCCTCCAACGTGCTGATGGAGGGCCGGACCCCGATCCTCATCGACTTCGGCCTCGCCCGGGTCGCCGACGACCCCCGCCTGACCCACACCGGCTGGCTGCTCGGGACGCCGGGCTACCTCGCGCCCGAGATCCTCTACGGCGATGACGCGACCGCGGCCTCCGACGTCCACTCCTGGGCGGCCACGGTGGCGTACGCCGGCACCGGCCGGCCGCCCTTCGGCCGGGGGCCGTCGATGGCGATCATGGACCGCGTACGCCGGGGTCAGCACGACCTGACCGGGTTGCCCGAGGACGTCGCCGAGCTGGTCGAGGCCGCGCTCGACCCCGAGCCCCGCCACCGCCCCGGTCTCGAGGAGCTGCGCGCGGCGCTCGTCGGCGGGCCCGTCCCGGTCGTCGCGATGCCGGCGCCACCGGCACCCCGCGACGACCCCTACACCGTCCCGCTCGCCCTGGCCACGAGTGGCCACGAGCAGACGCTGAGCTTCTTCGACGACGACGAGCCGGACGACGAGCACGACCCCACCCGGGTCCTGGGCGAGGAGCCGGCGAGCGCCTCGCGGGTCGGGCTCCCCGAACGGCTCCGGCGCGGACTCCTGCTCACCGGGCTGGGCGTGGCCACCGGTGCCGCTGTGCTCGCCGCCCCGTGGTTGGCCGTCGCCGTGATCGCCGCCCTGGTGTGGGTGCTCCGCGCCGGGTCCCTGGCCGGCAGCGCAGCCGGTGCGCGGCGGGAGCTCCGCGGCTCCCGCTGGTACGACGGTCCGCAGCTCCTCGTCGCCTCCCCGTGGCACGTCGTGCAGGCGGTCCCCGGGGCGCTGCTGCTCCTGCTCTGGAGCCTCGGCCTGGCGCTGGCCTGCGGGCTGGTCTGCTACGCCGTCGCCGCCAGCGAGCCGGTGACCCTGTTCGCCTGCGGCGCCGTGCTCGGCCTCGCGCTGTGGCTGGGCCCCGGCGGCTCCCGCCTCAGCGGCCCGGTCAACCGCGTCGTCCACCCGCTCTCGCGGTCGGTGGGGCCGTGGCTGGTCGCGTTCGTCGTGGTCGTGGGCGGGGCGGTCGGCCTGGCTGCCGCTGCGGAGGCCCGCGGGTCCGACTGGGGTCCGTCGGGGTCGCCGTTCTCGCTGCTGCCCTGA
- the cimA gene encoding citramalate synthase has product MESTVDLQGDFHVYDTTLRDGAQQEGLTLSVADKLTIARHLDGLGVGYIEGGWPGANPKDTEFFRRAVHELDLRHARLAAFGATRRPGVRAADDPLVGALRDSGAGVVTLVAKSHDRHVELALRTTLEENLAMVRDTVSHLRAEGQEVFLDAEHFFDGYRDNRDYALEVLRTAYEAGASVAALCDTNGGMLPGWVADVVHDVVETTGVRVGIHCHNDTGCAVANTLAAVDAGATHVQGTINGYGERTGNADLVSVVANLELKLDRQVLPQGLLREATRTAHAVAEVTNVPPAGRQPYVGTSAFAHKAGLHASAIKVDPNLYQHLDPVGVGNDMRLLVSDMAGRASIELKGRELGFDLSGDKELLTRITDRVKELESRGHTFEAADASFELLLLEEVEGGRPAYFEVESWRVITETRPGDEAISEATVKLRSEGVRYVVTGEGNGPVNALDQALREAIGQAYPEVAKFELIDYKVRILDQGHGTDAITRVLIETSDGESTWVTVGVGHNVIEASWGALVDGVTFGLRRQHVT; this is encoded by the coding sequence ATGGAGAGCACCGTCGACCTGCAGGGGGACTTCCACGTCTACGACACGACGCTGCGCGACGGCGCGCAGCAGGAGGGGCTCACCCTCTCCGTCGCCGACAAGCTGACGATCGCGCGCCACCTCGACGGCCTCGGTGTCGGCTACATCGAGGGCGGGTGGCCGGGTGCCAACCCCAAGGACACCGAGTTCTTCCGGCGCGCGGTCCACGAGCTCGACCTGCGCCACGCGAGGCTCGCGGCCTTCGGGGCGACCCGCCGCCCCGGCGTACGTGCTGCGGACGACCCGCTCGTCGGCGCACTCCGCGACTCGGGGGCCGGCGTCGTCACCCTGGTCGCCAAGTCGCACGACCGCCACGTGGAGCTCGCCCTGCGCACCACGCTCGAGGAGAACCTGGCGATGGTGCGCGACACCGTCAGCCACCTCCGCGCCGAGGGCCAGGAGGTGTTCCTCGACGCCGAGCACTTCTTCGACGGCTACCGCGACAACCGCGACTACGCCCTCGAGGTGCTCCGCACGGCGTACGAGGCGGGCGCCTCGGTCGCCGCGCTCTGCGACACCAACGGCGGCATGCTGCCCGGCTGGGTCGCCGACGTGGTGCACGACGTGGTCGAGACGACCGGGGTCCGGGTCGGGATCCACTGCCACAACGACACCGGCTGCGCGGTCGCCAACACCCTCGCGGCGGTCGACGCCGGCGCCACCCACGTCCAGGGGACGATCAACGGCTACGGCGAGCGCACCGGCAACGCCGACCTGGTCTCGGTCGTCGCCAACCTCGAGCTCAAGCTGGACCGCCAGGTGCTGCCGCAGGGACTGCTGCGCGAGGCCACCCGGACCGCCCATGCCGTCGCCGAGGTCACCAACGTCCCGCCCGCCGGGCGCCAGCCGTACGTCGGCACGTCGGCGTTCGCGCACAAGGCCGGCCTCCACGCGAGCGCGATCAAGGTCGACCCCAACCTCTACCAGCACCTCGACCCGGTGGGCGTCGGCAACGACATGCGGCTGCTGGTCTCCGACATGGCCGGTCGCGCCTCGATCGAGCTCAAGGGTCGCGAGCTCGGCTTCGACCTCTCCGGCGACAAGGAGCTCCTCACCCGGATCACCGACCGGGTCAAGGAGCTGGAGTCGCGCGGCCACACCTTCGAGGCGGCCGACGCGTCCTTCGAGCTGCTGCTGCTCGAGGAGGTCGAGGGCGGGCGGCCGGCGTACTTCGAGGTCGAGTCGTGGCGGGTGATCACCGAGACCCGCCCCGGCGACGAGGCGATCTCGGAGGCGACCGTCAAGCTGCGCTCGGAAGGCGTCCGCTACGTCGTCACCGGTGAGGGGAACGGCCCGGTCAACGCGCTCGACCAGGCGCTGCGCGAGGCCATCGGGCAGGCCTACCCGGAGGTCGCGAAGTTCGAGCTCATCGACTACAAGGTGCGGATCCTCGACCAGGGCCACGGCACCGACGCCATCACCCGGGTGCTGATCGAGACCAGCGACGGCGAGTCGACGTGGGTGACCGTCGGCGTGGGCCACAACGTGATCGAGGCGTCGTGGGGGGCGCTGGTCGACGGCGTGACCTTCGGGCTGCGCCGGCAGCACGTGACCTGA
- a CDS encoding VOC family protein, whose amino-acid sequence MSELTPYLCVRDARRAIEWYAAALDAEVVLEPIVMDDGRVGHVELAVGGARWMMSDEFDSAGVAAPDPGRGAAVSLHLTVADVDAVCARVVAAGVVLDRGPEDSPPAGRVAVFRDPFGHRWFLNQVAG is encoded by the coding sequence ATGAGCGAGCTGACCCCGTACCTCTGCGTGAGGGACGCCCGGCGGGCGATCGAGTGGTACGCCGCGGCGCTGGACGCCGAGGTGGTGCTGGAGCCGATCGTGATGGACGACGGGCGCGTGGGCCACGTCGAGCTCGCGGTCGGCGGAGCCCGCTGGATGATGTCCGACGAGTTCGACTCGGCCGGGGTCGCCGCCCCGGACCCCGGGCGCGGAGCAGCCGTGTCGCTGCACCTGACGGTGGCCGACGTCGACGCCGTGTGCGCTCGGGTGGTCGCCGCCGGCGTGGTGCTGGACCGTGGGCCGGAGGACTCGCCGCCGGCCGGTCGGGTCGCGGTGTTCCGGGACCCCTTCGGCCACCGCTGGTTCCTCAACCAGGTGGCCGGCTGA
- a CDS encoding energy-coupling factor transporter transmembrane component T codes for MSLLGLHQPGTTWLHRLPASAKLLGLFVAGVVVVVLRGPLTALVALAAAVAVLAWSGAGLRVLLRTLRGLLLVVVLVGAYSAWAQGWERAVELVADLLALVLLATVLTVTTPIDEVLDTVTRGLGPLRRCGVDPERVGLAFALMIRAVPTTLDLARQTREAAVARGLQRDPRARLVPLVVRSVAHARATGDALDARGIGD; via the coding sequence ATGAGCCTGCTGGGGCTGCACCAGCCCGGCACGACCTGGCTCCACCGGCTGCCGGCCTCGGCGAAGCTGCTGGGACTCTTCGTGGCCGGAGTCGTCGTGGTCGTCCTGCGCGGCCCCCTGACCGCGCTCGTCGCGCTCGCCGCGGCCGTCGCGGTGCTGGCGTGGTCCGGCGCCGGGCTCCGAGTGCTGCTCCGGACGCTGCGCGGGCTGCTCCTGGTGGTGGTGCTGGTGGGCGCCTACTCGGCGTGGGCCCAGGGGTGGGAGCGGGCGGTCGAGCTGGTCGCCGACCTGCTGGCACTGGTCCTCCTCGCCACGGTGCTGACGGTGACGACGCCGATCGACGAGGTGCTCGACACCGTCACCCGCGGACTCGGGCCGCTGCGCAGGTGCGGGGTCGATCCGGAGCGGGTGGGACTCGCGTTCGCGCTGATGATCCGGGCCGTTCCGACCACCCTCGACCTGGCGCGTCAGACCCGTGAGGCGGCCGTCGCCCGGGGGCTGCAGCGAGACCCCAGGGCCCGGCTGGTGCCGCTGGTGGTGCGGTCGGTCGCGCACGCCCGCGCGACCGGCGATGCCCTCGACGCCCGGGGCATCGGGGACTGA
- a CDS encoding energy-coupling factor ABC transporter ATP-binding protein, with protein MLELRDVTVRLPTTDGDVPVLAETTLRIDEQRVALVGANGSGKSTLARLLNGLVSPTTGQVLVDGLDVAREGPAVRRKVGFCFTDPAAQLVMPTVAEDVALSLRRHHPDKAERRTAALAVLGRYGLAELADRSVHALSGGQRQLLALAGVLATDPDVVVADEPTTLLDLRNTREVADLLFGLRQQLVLVTHDLDLAQRCDRALLVDGGRVVADGAPAEVVATYRSLA; from the coding sequence CTGCTCGAGCTCCGGGACGTCACCGTCCGGCTCCCCACGACCGACGGCGACGTCCCGGTCCTGGCGGAGACCACGTTGAGGATCGACGAGCAGCGCGTCGCGCTCGTCGGCGCCAACGGCTCCGGCAAGTCCACGCTGGCCCGGCTGCTCAACGGCCTGGTCTCCCCCACCACCGGCCAGGTGCTCGTCGACGGCCTCGACGTGGCCCGGGAGGGACCGGCCGTGCGGCGCAAGGTCGGATTCTGCTTCACCGACCCCGCCGCCCAGCTGGTGATGCCGACGGTCGCCGAGGACGTCGCCCTGTCGCTGCGGCGCCACCACCCCGACAAGGCCGAGCGCCGGACGGCCGCCCTCGCGGTGCTGGGGAGGTACGGCCTCGCGGAGCTCGCCGACCGCAGCGTGCACGCCCTCTCCGGGGGCCAGCGGCAGCTGCTCGCCCTGGCCGGGGTCCTCGCCACCGACCCCGACGTCGTCGTGGCCGACGAGCCGACCACGCTGCTCGACCTGCGCAACACCCGCGAGGTCGCCGACCTGCTCTTCGGGCTGCGACAGCAGCTGGTGCTGGTCACCCACGACCTCGACCTCGCCCAGCGCTGCGACCGGGCCCTCCTCGTCGACGGTGGCCGGGTGGTCGCCGACGGCGCGCCCGCCGAGGTGGTCGCGACGTACCGGAGCCTGGCATGA
- a CDS encoding biotin transporter BioY, whose product MSRRTTTSTDVALIAGFAALIAVCALLPAIAVGSSGVPITLQTFAVLLVGAVLGAKRGFLAVLLYVVVGLAGLPVFSGGAGGLAVLAGPSVGYLLAFAPAAFLCGFLVERLPRAKVATSVPLIFLAGWLSSLLVIHPLGIAGLVVRLDLSWADAFVVDLAYWPGDIAKNLAMALVATAVHRAFPDLLPRRTPAEHPAPAAA is encoded by the coding sequence ATGAGCCGCCGCACCACGACCAGCACCGACGTCGCCCTGATCGCCGGGTTCGCGGCCCTGATCGCCGTCTGCGCCCTGCTGCCCGCGATCGCGGTCGGGTCCAGCGGAGTACCGATCACCCTGCAGACCTTCGCCGTCCTGCTCGTCGGCGCCGTCCTCGGCGCGAAGCGTGGCTTCCTGGCGGTCCTGCTGTACGTCGTGGTCGGGCTCGCCGGACTGCCGGTCTTCTCCGGCGGCGCCGGCGGGCTGGCCGTCCTGGCCGGCCCCAGCGTCGGCTACCTGCTGGCCTTCGCTCCCGCCGCGTTCCTCTGCGGCTTCCTGGTCGAGCGGCTGCCCCGCGCCAAGGTCGCCACCAGCGTGCCGCTCATCTTCCTGGCCGGCTGGCTCTCCAGCCTGCTCGTGATCCACCCGCTGGGCATCGCGGGCCTCGTCGTCCGGCTCGACCTGAGCTGGGCGGACGCCTTCGTCGTCGACCTGGCGTACTGGCCCGGCGACATCGCCAAGAACCTCGCCATGGCCCTCGTCGCGACGGCCGTGCACCGCGCCTTCCCGGACCTGCTCCCCCGGCGTACGCCGGCGGAGCACCCCGCCCCGGCCGCTGCGTGA
- a CDS encoding TetR/AcrR family transcriptional regulator C-terminal domain-containing protein, producing the protein MRHRRDDVVDRALAVLDVHGLPDLTMRRLGNELGVQPSAIYHHFADKQTLLAAVADTILARGGRPLPEGSWEERARASCHTLRDACLAWTDGAEVVATVRAFGLGARAPYDELVGVLTEGGLDPELAGTASRTLLHFVLGHALDEQTHRQAGSAGAIASDPTSTDHTSDFETGLDLVLAGLAVRATR; encoded by the coding sequence GTGCGCCACCGCCGCGACGACGTCGTCGACCGGGCCCTGGCGGTCCTCGACGTCCACGGGCTGCCGGACCTGACGATGCGCCGGCTCGGCAACGAGCTCGGTGTGCAGCCGAGCGCGATCTACCACCACTTCGCCGACAAGCAGACCCTGCTGGCCGCCGTCGCCGACACGATCCTCGCCCGCGGCGGCCGACCGTTGCCCGAGGGGTCCTGGGAGGAGCGGGCGCGCGCGTCGTGCCACACCTTGCGGGACGCGTGCCTGGCCTGGACCGACGGGGCCGAGGTGGTCGCGACCGTCCGTGCCTTCGGGCTCGGGGCGCGGGCGCCGTACGACGAGCTGGTGGGGGTGCTGACCGAGGGCGGCCTCGACCCCGAGCTCGCCGGCACGGCGTCGCGGACCCTGCTCCACTTCGTGCTCGGTCACGCGCTCGACGAGCAGACCCATCGGCAGGCCGGCAGTGCCGGGGCGATCGCCTCCGACCCCACGTCCACCGACCACACCTCGGACTTCGAGACCGGGCTCGACCTGGTGCTCGCGGGACTGGCGGTCCGCGCGACCCGATAG
- a CDS encoding pentapeptide repeat-containing protein: MTEPLTATGRELRGEDWYADDLGAARFTDCTFVDVDLSEVTTAGAVFDACTFAGCRFNSSVHRSSAFVACEFNRCNFFDATLEGCKLSGSVFVDCTLRPLTVAGGQWSGVTIRGTTLTQLDLTGLDLREADLSLSDLSGSVLRDCRLDGASLRDTVLGSSDLRGASLDRVDLAAARLRRTKLDLQGAVLLAELHGADVDVTT, translated from the coding sequence GTGACGGAGCCGCTGACGGCGACCGGACGGGAGCTCCGCGGCGAGGACTGGTACGCCGACGACCTCGGCGCCGCCCGCTTCACCGACTGCACCTTCGTGGACGTCGACCTCTCGGAGGTGACCACGGCCGGGGCGGTCTTCGACGCCTGCACCTTCGCCGGCTGCCGCTTCAACTCCTCGGTCCACCGCTCGTCGGCCTTCGTGGCCTGCGAGTTCAACCGCTGCAACTTCTTCGACGCGACCCTGGAGGGCTGCAAGCTCAGCGGCTCCGTCTTCGTCGACTGCACGCTGCGGCCGTTGACGGTCGCCGGCGGGCAGTGGAGCGGGGTCACGATCCGCGGCACCACCCTGACCCAGCTCGACCTGACCGGCCTCGACCTGCGCGAGGCCGACCTCTCGCTGTCCGACCTCTCCGGGTCGGTGCTCCGCGACTGCCGGCTCGACGGCGCCAGCCTGCGCGACACCGTCCTCGGCAGCAGCGACCTGCGGGGTGCCTCGCTCGACCGGGTCGACCTCGCCGCGGCGCGGCTGCGGCGTACGAAGCTGGACCTGCAGGGTGCCGTGCTGCTGGCCGAGCTCCACGGCGCCGACGTCGACGTGACGACCTGA
- a CDS encoding M23 family metallopeptidase codes for MRLLGAVLLALVLTAGSAQAAGDPRWEFYTGDKTRYTSPWFAGGHRIMIPFGCTRAPYYDADPRCKKQRGFHHGIDVAMKCGTPLRAGRRGWVVSSEGLGPAYGSKVLRIRNYTQEWDVVIGHARRVLVEPGDRVRAGQRIARAGADAAPDGCHLHFEKRAMSGGLSTAVHPRRLLGLRPRR; via the coding sequence ATGAGGCTGCTCGGAGCCGTCCTGCTCGCTCTCGTGCTCACCGCCGGGTCCGCCCAGGCGGCCGGTGACCCGCGCTGGGAGTTCTACACCGGCGACAAGACCCGCTACACCTCGCCGTGGTTCGCCGGCGGTCACCGGATCATGATCCCGTTCGGCTGCACCCGGGCGCCCTACTACGACGCCGATCCGCGCTGCAAGAAGCAACGCGGGTTCCACCACGGCATCGACGTCGCGATGAAGTGCGGGACGCCGCTCCGTGCCGGCCGGCGCGGGTGGGTCGTGAGCAGCGAGGGACTCGGCCCGGCCTACGGCAGCAAGGTGCTGCGGATCCGCAACTACACCCAGGAGTGGGACGTCGTGATCGGCCACGCCCGCCGGGTGCTCGTCGAGCCCGGCGACCGGGTCCGGGCCGGCCAGCGGATCGCGCGAGCCGGCGCCGACGCAGCACCCGACGGCTGCCACCTCCACTTCGAGAAGCGGGCCATGAGCGGCGGACTGTCGACCGCCGTACACCCACGCCGTCTCCTGGGCCTGCGGCCGCGCCGGTGA
- a CDS encoding 3-methyladenine DNA glycosylase, whose protein sequence is MEVLEEATWRARSAAHVERLAPYVGPHLARRRAGEKHPVHDFLFSYYSQRPAQLLRWHPGFGVRLLDAPEYADLKGYADGTVSEAHVVSQRPVLEVIHRLLVATASRPAHTGCFGLHEWAMVYRADQTRHPQPLRLGASGTDAVVESHRVACSHFDAFRFFTDEARPRNTLSPGRDDRPAFEQPGCLHAGMDLYKHAFRLSPMVPSELVAECFELAWDIRELDMRAAPYDLAGFGYEPVRIETPQGKQQYAAAQRHFAERGAPLRARLVAACERLLAV, encoded by the coding sequence GTGGAGGTGCTCGAGGAGGCGACGTGGCGCGCGCGGTCGGCCGCGCACGTGGAGCGGCTGGCGCCGTACGTCGGGCCGCACCTCGCGCGCCGCCGGGCGGGAGAGAAGCACCCGGTCCACGACTTCCTCTTCTCCTACTACTCCCAGCGTCCGGCACAGCTGCTGCGCTGGCACCCCGGCTTCGGCGTGAGGCTGCTCGACGCCCCGGAGTACGCGGACCTGAAGGGCTACGCGGACGGCACGGTGAGCGAGGCCCACGTCGTGTCGCAGCGCCCGGTCCTGGAGGTGATCCACCGGCTCCTGGTGGCGACCGCGTCCCGGCCGGCCCACACCGGGTGCTTCGGGTTGCACGAGTGGGCGATGGTCTACCGGGCCGACCAGACCCGCCACCCGCAGCCCTTGCGGCTCGGCGCGAGCGGGACCGACGCGGTCGTGGAGTCGCACCGGGTCGCCTGCTCCCACTTCGACGCCTTCCGGTTCTTCACCGACGAGGCCCGCCCCCGCAACACGCTGAGTCCCGGTCGCGACGACCGGCCGGCCTTCGAGCAGCCGGGCTGCCTCCACGCGGGGATGGACCTCTACAAGCACGCCTTCCGGCTCAGCCCGATGGTCCCCTCCGAGCTGGTCGCCGAGTGCTTCGAGCTCGCGTGGGACATCCGCGAGCTGGACATGCGGGCGGCGCCGTACGACCTGGCGGGGTTCGGCTACGAGCCGGTCCGGATCGAGACGCCCCAGGGCAAGCAGCAGTACGCCGCGGCGCAGCGGCACTTCGCCGAGCGGGGCGCCCCGCTCCGTGCCCGTCTGGTGGCGGCGTGCGAGCGGTTGCTCGCCGTGTGA